The following proteins come from a genomic window of Miscanthus floridulus cultivar M001 chromosome 2, ASM1932011v1, whole genome shotgun sequence:
- the LOC136539842 gene encoding uncharacterized protein isoform X1 codes for MAAAAADSDPAAAVAAMSTCAHCQREIPSSNIDLHSVHCARNLQKCQHCCEMIPRKLMDEHYDENHAPINCSLCKETIERESWDLHKGEKCPQRIVACEYCEFELPAVDLHEHQDVCGNRTELCQTCRKYIRLCEWIGHETQCHTNSNGSADTSRAYPAQRAPALCGVWGRVSVASLTLACAMRGDRDSNPGPSGHRRVSARAIPERVLRPPPPVRPARPAHPAHASPHKRLLFTIAVTGIAVMIGSILFQRDESF; via the exons ATGGCAGCGGCCGCCGCCGACTCCGATCCCGCCGCAGCTGTGGCCGCCATGTCCACCTGCGCCCACTG TCAGCGAGAGATCCCATCTTCGAACATCGACTTGCATTCAGTACATTGCGCCCGTAACCTCCAAAAGTGCCAGCACTGTTGCGAAATGATTCCTAGGAAACTTATGGATGAACACTATGATGAAAACCATGCCCCG ATCAATTGCTCCCTTTGCAAAGAAACAATAGAACGTGAGAGCTGGGATCTTCATAAAGGTGAAAAGTGCCCTCAAAGAATTGTTGCTTGTGAATATTGCGAGTTTGAATTGCCTGCAGTTGATCTCCATGAACATCAG GATGTATGTGGAAACCGAACAGAACTCTGCCAAACATGCAGAAAGTATATTAGATTGTGTGAATGGATAGGGCACGAAACACAGTGCCATACGAACTCAAATGGTTCTGCAGACACATCCAG ggcgtacccagcgcagagagctcccgctctgtgcggggtctggggaagggtgtcagtggcaagccttaccctcgcctgtgcaatgcgaggagaccgcgactcgaacccgggaccttccggtcacaggcg TGTCAGTGCCAGAGCAATTCCAGAGAGAGTACTACGACCACCGCCGCCAGTGCGACCGGCACGACCAGCACATCCTGCTCATGCTTCACCACACAAGCGGCTCCTCTTCACAATTGCTGTCACTGGAATAGCAGTTATGATTGGCTCCATACTGTTCCAAAGGGACGAGAGTTTCTAG
- the LOC136539842 gene encoding uncharacterized protein isoform X2: MAAAAADSDPAAAVAAMSTCAHCQREIPSSNIDLHSVHCARNLQKCQHCCEMIPRKLMDEHYDENHAPINCSLCKETIERESWDLHKGEKCPQRIVACEYCEFELPAVDLHEHQDVCGNRTELCQTCRKYIRLCEWIGHETQCHTNSNGSADTSRAYPAQRAPALCGVWGRVSVASLTLACAMRGDRDSNPGPSGHRRARAIPERVLRPPPPVRPARPAHPAHASPHKRLLFTIAVTGIAVMIGSILFQRDESF; encoded by the exons ATGGCAGCGGCCGCCGCCGACTCCGATCCCGCCGCAGCTGTGGCCGCCATGTCCACCTGCGCCCACTG TCAGCGAGAGATCCCATCTTCGAACATCGACTTGCATTCAGTACATTGCGCCCGTAACCTCCAAAAGTGCCAGCACTGTTGCGAAATGATTCCTAGGAAACTTATGGATGAACACTATGATGAAAACCATGCCCCG ATCAATTGCTCCCTTTGCAAAGAAACAATAGAACGTGAGAGCTGGGATCTTCATAAAGGTGAAAAGTGCCCTCAAAGAATTGTTGCTTGTGAATATTGCGAGTTTGAATTGCCTGCAGTTGATCTCCATGAACATCAG GATGTATGTGGAAACCGAACAGAACTCTGCCAAACATGCAGAAAGTATATTAGATTGTGTGAATGGATAGGGCACGAAACACAGTGCCATACGAACTCAAATGGTTCTGCAGACACATCCAG ggcgtacccagcgcagagagctcccgctctgtgcggggtctggggaagggtgtcagtggcaagccttaccctcgcctgtgcaatgcgaggagaccgcgactcgaacccgggaccttccggtcacaggcg TGCCAGAGCAATTCCAGAGAGAGTACTACGACCACCGCCGCCAGTGCGACCGGCACGACCAGCACATCCTGCTCATGCTTCACCACACAAGCGGCTCCTCTTCACAATTGCTGTCACTGGAATAGCAGTTATGATTGGCTCCATACTGTTCCAAAGGGACGAGAGTTTCTAG
- the LOC136539842 gene encoding uncharacterized protein isoform X4, with amino-acid sequence MAAAAADSDPAAAVAAMSTCAHCQREIPSSNIDLHSVHCARNLQKCQHCCEMIPRKLMDEHYDENHAPINCSLCKETIERESWDLHKGEKCPQRIVACEYCEFELPAVDLHEHQDVCGNRTELCQTCRKYIRLCEWIGHETQCHTNSNGSADTSSARAIPERVLRPPPPVRPARPAHPAHASPHKRLLFTIAVTGIAVMIGSILFQRDESF; translated from the exons ATGGCAGCGGCCGCCGCCGACTCCGATCCCGCCGCAGCTGTGGCCGCCATGTCCACCTGCGCCCACTG TCAGCGAGAGATCCCATCTTCGAACATCGACTTGCATTCAGTACATTGCGCCCGTAACCTCCAAAAGTGCCAGCACTGTTGCGAAATGATTCCTAGGAAACTTATGGATGAACACTATGATGAAAACCATGCCCCG ATCAATTGCTCCCTTTGCAAAGAAACAATAGAACGTGAGAGCTGGGATCTTCATAAAGGTGAAAAGTGCCCTCAAAGAATTGTTGCTTGTGAATATTGCGAGTTTGAATTGCCTGCAGTTGATCTCCATGAACATCAG GATGTATGTGGAAACCGAACAGAACTCTGCCAAACATGCAGAAAGTATATTAGATTGTGTGAATGGATAGGGCACGAAACACAGTGCCATACGAACTCAAATGGTTCTGCAGACACATCCAG TGCCAGAGCAATTCCAGAGAGAGTACTACGACCACCGCCGCCAGTGCGACCGGCACGACCAGCACATCCTGCTCATGCTTCACCACACAAGCGGCTCCTCTTCACAATTGCTGTCACTGGAATAGCAGTTATGATTGGCTCCATACTGTTCCAAAGGGACGAGAGTTTCTAG
- the LOC136539842 gene encoding uncharacterized protein isoform X3 produces the protein MAAAAADSDPAAAVAAMSTCAHCQREIPSSNIDLHSVHCARNLQKCQHCCEMIPRKLMDEHYDENHAPINCSLCKETIERESWDLHKGEKCPQRIVACEYCEFELPAVDLHEHQDVCGNRTELCQTCRKYIRLCEWIGHETQCHTNSNGSADTSSVSARAIPERVLRPPPPVRPARPAHPAHASPHKRLLFTIAVTGIAVMIGSILFQRDESF, from the exons ATGGCAGCGGCCGCCGCCGACTCCGATCCCGCCGCAGCTGTGGCCGCCATGTCCACCTGCGCCCACTG TCAGCGAGAGATCCCATCTTCGAACATCGACTTGCATTCAGTACATTGCGCCCGTAACCTCCAAAAGTGCCAGCACTGTTGCGAAATGATTCCTAGGAAACTTATGGATGAACACTATGATGAAAACCATGCCCCG ATCAATTGCTCCCTTTGCAAAGAAACAATAGAACGTGAGAGCTGGGATCTTCATAAAGGTGAAAAGTGCCCTCAAAGAATTGTTGCTTGTGAATATTGCGAGTTTGAATTGCCTGCAGTTGATCTCCATGAACATCAG GATGTATGTGGAAACCGAACAGAACTCTGCCAAACATGCAGAAAGTATATTAGATTGTGTGAATGGATAGGGCACGAAACACAGTGCCATACGAACTCAAATGGTTCTGCAGACACATCCAG TGTCAGTGCCAGAGCAATTCCAGAGAGAGTACTACGACCACCGCCGCCAGTGCGACCGGCACGACCAGCACATCCTGCTCATGCTTCACCACACAAGCGGCTCCTCTTCACAATTGCTGTCACTGGAATAGCAGTTATGATTGGCTCCATACTGTTCCAAAGGGACGAGAGTTTCTAG